A single genomic interval of Halomonas sp. GT harbors:
- the hisD gene encoding histidinol dehydrogenase: MSDKSTATIARLSTIDGAFHQHLDALLDWEGVSDKAVQARVEEILADVKQRGDSAVVEATNRFDRLSVESMEQLRLSPEQLKKAFDYLPAEQRNALSAAADRIKRYHERQKPSSWQYEEADGTVLGQKVTPLDRAGIYVPGGKAAYPSSVLMNAIPAHVAGVREIVMVVPTPDGVLNDLVLAAAHLAGVDYVFTIGGAQAVAALAYGTESVPRVDKIVGPGNIYVATAKRAVFGQVGIDMIAGPSEIMVVSDGQTDPDWLAMDLFSQAEHDEDAQAIFVSWNAAHLDAVEAAIERLLPTLEREGIARASLQRRGALILCQDQGEAIELINRIAPEHLELSVEAPGDWLDEVRHAGAIFMGRHTSEALGDYCAGPNHVLPTSGTARFSSPLGVYDFQKRSSIIHCSPSGASELGKIASVLARGESLTAHARSAEYRIND; encoded by the coding sequence ATGAGCGATAAGTCCACAGCCACCATTGCCCGTCTCTCGACTATTGATGGGGCATTCCATCAGCATTTAGATGCGCTGCTGGATTGGGAGGGGGTGTCTGATAAGGCAGTACAGGCTCGTGTTGAAGAGATATTGGCAGATGTTAAGCAGCGTGGAGATAGTGCTGTGGTCGAGGCAACTAATCGCTTTGATCGCCTGTCAGTCGAGAGTATGGAGCAGCTACGCTTATCTCCTGAGCAGCTGAAAAAGGCTTTTGACTACCTGCCTGCTGAGCAGCGTAATGCCCTGTCTGCTGCCGCTGACCGCATTAAGCGTTATCATGAGCGCCAAAAGCCCAGTTCGTGGCAATACGAAGAGGCTGATGGGACAGTACTGGGTCAAAAGGTCACTCCTTTAGATCGCGCTGGGATTTATGTGCCAGGTGGAAAAGCCGCATATCCTTCCTCGGTATTAATGAATGCTATCCCTGCCCATGTGGCCGGCGTGCGCGAGATTGTGATGGTGGTGCCGACTCCGGACGGTGTGCTGAATGATCTTGTGCTGGCAGCAGCGCATCTGGCGGGCGTCGACTATGTATTCACGATTGGTGGCGCACAGGCGGTCGCGGCGCTTGCCTATGGTACGGAAAGCGTTCCGCGGGTAGATAAAATCGTAGGGCCTGGAAATATCTACGTGGCGACTGCTAAGCGCGCGGTATTTGGTCAGGTTGGTATTGATATGATTGCCGGCCCCTCTGAAATCATGGTGGTGTCTGATGGCCAGACAGACCCAGATTGGCTGGCGATGGACTTGTTTTCCCAGGCTGAGCACGACGAGGATGCCCAAGCGATTTTTGTTAGTTGGAACGCTGCGCATCTCGACGCCGTAGAGGCTGCAATCGAACGATTATTGCCCACACTTGAGCGTGAAGGTATTGCCCGTGCTTCGCTGCAGCGTCGTGGGGCATTAATCCTATGTCAAGATCAAGGCGAAGCCATTGAATTGATCAACCGTATTGCACCGGAACACCTTGAGCTTTCTGTAGAGGCGCCTGGTGACTGGCTTGATGAAGTGCGTCACGCTGGGGCTATCTTTATGGGTCGGCATACTTCTGAAGCGCTAGGTGACTATTGTGCAGGGCCGAACCATGTGTTGCCCACGTCTGGAACAGCCCGTTTTTCGTCACCACTTGGGGTGTATGATTTCCAGAAGCGCTCATCTATTATTCATTGCTCGCCTAGCGGTGCATCTGAACTTGGTAAAATAGCATCGGTACTTGCTCGAGGCGAATCACTGACGGCTCATGCTCGTTCAGCTGAGTATCGTATTAACGATTGA
- the hisG gene encoding ATP phosphoribosyltransferase, with protein MSKQLILALSKGRILDETLPLLADAGITPAEDLGKSRKLLFDTNLPDVKLVIIRATDVPTYVQLGAADVGIAGKDVLLEHGAEGLYEPLDLDIARCKLMTAGVTGQPPAEARRRVATKFVNVARRYYAEQGIQAEVIKLYGAMELAPLMNLADEIVDIVDTGNTLRANGMEPRELIAHISTRLVVNKAAMTMKHDRIKPLLARLESAVKKRQTQPIE; from the coding sequence ATGAGTAAGCAACTGATTCTAGCCCTTTCAAAAGGGCGTATTTTGGACGAAACGCTGCCGCTGTTGGCGGATGCGGGAATTACCCCGGCAGAAGATTTGGGTAAAAGCCGTAAGCTGTTGTTTGATACTAATTTGCCAGATGTAAAGCTGGTGATCATACGGGCAACCGACGTGCCGACTTATGTGCAGTTGGGTGCCGCGGATGTTGGAATTGCGGGTAAAGATGTTCTGCTTGAGCATGGCGCTGAAGGGCTATACGAACCCTTAGACTTGGATATTGCTCGTTGCAAGCTAATGACTGCTGGTGTGACAGGTCAGCCGCCTGCTGAAGCGCGTCGTCGTGTAGCTACCAAATTTGTAAACGTAGCGAGGCGCTATTATGCAGAGCAGGGTATTCAAGCCGAAGTGATCAAGCTCTATGGGGCGATGGAACTTGCTCCCCTGATGAACTTGGCCGATGAAATTGTTGATATCGTGGATACCGGCAATACGCTACGCGCCAATGGAATGGAGCCTCGGGAGCTTATTGCCCATATCAGCACCCGTCTAGTGGTTAATAAAGCGGCCATGACCATGAAGCATGACCGCATTAAGCCATTATTAGCCCGCCTGGAAAGTGCGGTTAAAAAGCGCCAGACTCAGCCTATTGAATGA
- the murA gene encoding UDP-N-acetylglucosamine 1-carboxyvinyltransferase: MDKLIITGNGSVDGEVWVSGAKNAALPILCASLLADGPVIIGNLPHLQDITTTLELLGRMGVEPVMGEKLSIQLDGSQVTQCHAPYELVKKMRASILVLGPLLAHFGKADVSLPGGCAIGSRPVDLHIRGLEAMGAEIRVEAGYIRARVDGRLKGATIFFDTVTVTGTENLLMAATLAEGTTILENAAREPEIVDLAECLIKMGANIRGHGTDTIVVEGVATLHGCEHDVMPDRIETGTFLVAAAMTGGRVKVKRTRADILEAVLAKLEEAGAEITSGDDWIALDMHGKRPKAVNIRTAPYPAFPTDMQAQFVAMNAVAVGHSRVVETIFENRFMHVQELNRMGANIALEGNTALIEGVEKLSGAPVMATDLRASASLVIAAMMAEGETLVDRIYHIDRGYECIEEKLQLLGARIRRIPG; this comes from the coding sequence ATGGATAAATTAATCATTACCGGCAATGGGTCGGTAGATGGCGAAGTGTGGGTGAGCGGCGCTAAGAATGCGGCATTGCCAATTTTGTGTGCCAGCCTTTTGGCAGATGGTCCGGTAATTATTGGTAATTTGCCTCATTTGCAAGACATCACTACTACGCTGGAGTTGCTAGGGCGAATGGGTGTCGAGCCTGTGATGGGGGAGAAACTCAGTATTCAGCTTGACGGCTCTCAGGTGACGCAGTGTCATGCTCCTTATGAACTCGTTAAGAAGATGCGCGCTTCCATTCTGGTGTTAGGCCCGTTGTTAGCACATTTCGGTAAGGCCGATGTATCTCTACCAGGGGGATGTGCCATTGGTTCGCGCCCGGTGGACTTGCATATTCGTGGCCTTGAGGCAATGGGCGCAGAGATCCGTGTTGAAGCAGGTTATATTCGTGCTCGAGTAGATGGTCGCCTGAAAGGAGCGACTATCTTCTTTGATACAGTGACGGTAACGGGTACTGAAAATCTGTTGATGGCGGCAACCCTCGCAGAGGGCACCACTATTCTTGAAAATGCTGCGCGCGAGCCGGAAATTGTCGATCTCGCCGAGTGTTTGATCAAGATGGGGGCTAATATTCGTGGGCATGGTACTGACACTATCGTGGTTGAGGGCGTTGCGACGCTGCACGGCTGCGAGCACGATGTCATGCCTGATCGCATCGAAACGGGTACTTTCCTTGTGGCAGCTGCCATGACGGGAGGCCGCGTGAAAGTAAAGCGCACCCGTGCCGATATTTTAGAAGCGGTGCTTGCTAAGCTTGAAGAAGCTGGTGCTGAGATTACCAGTGGCGATGATTGGATCGCGTTGGATATGCATGGCAAGCGTCCAAAAGCGGTTAATATTCGCACCGCGCCTTATCCTGCCTTTCCTACCGATATGCAGGCACAGTTTGTAGCGATGAATGCTGTCGCCGTGGGGCATTCACGGGTGGTGGAAACCATCTTTGAAAACCGCTTTATGCACGTACAAGAGCTAAACCGGATGGGGGCGAATATTGCTCTTGAAGGTAATACGGCACTAATTGAAGGCGTAGAAAAGCTTTCAGGTGCGCCGGTAATGGCTACCGACCTTCGTGCGTCAGCATCATTGGTGATTGCGGCAATGATGGCTGAAGGCGAAACACTTGTGGATCGTATTTATCATATCGATCGAGGTTATGAGTGCATCGAGGAAAAATTACAGCTACTGGGTGCGCGCATTCGCCGTATTCCCGGTTAA
- a CDS encoding BolA family protein, giving the protein MQPNEVKALLESRIDGCDFHIQGEGCNFQVIAVGEAFEGLSPVKRQQLVYAALNDEIASGALHAISIKTFTPAQWQTAPENA; this is encoded by the coding sequence ATGCAACCCAACGAGGTAAAAGCACTGCTTGAGTCCCGCATCGATGGATGTGATTTTCATATCCAGGGTGAAGGCTGCAATTTTCAGGTGATCGCGGTTGGCGAAGCTTTTGAAGGTCTTTCTCCTGTAAAGCGTCAGCAACTGGTCTATGCGGCGCTAAATGACGAAATTGCATCCGGCGCTCTCCACGCCATTAGTATCAAAACGTTTACTCCGGCGCAGTGGCAAACTGCACCGGAAAACGCATAG
- a CDS encoding STAS domain-containing protein has translation MTTLLSTPHVSLNAQSCALAVEGDLNVNAAADVAAAGVKWLESARLTDVVLDFSGVSKASSAAISVLFEWLRACHSLRIVVTSIALSAPLERLTSLAELDALIGSPNAEA, from the coding sequence GTGACGACGTTGTTATCTACGCCCCATGTTTCGCTAAATGCGCAGTCTTGTGCGTTGGCAGTTGAGGGAGATCTTAATGTCAATGCAGCGGCCGACGTGGCCGCTGCGGGCGTTAAATGGCTTGAAAGTGCTCGGTTAACTGATGTTGTCCTCGATTTTTCAGGCGTTTCAAAGGCAAGTAGCGCGGCGATTAGCGTGTTGTTTGAATGGCTACGTGCTTGTCACTCGCTGAGGATTGTCGTTACGTCGATTGCATTGTCTGCTCCGCTTGAGCGGCTAACGTCGCTTGCTGAGCTTGATGCTTTAATTGGTTCGCCCAACGCTGAAGCGTGA
- a CDS encoding MlaC/ttg2D family ABC transporter substrate-binding protein produces MKENSVMLARRLLFLLSLAVALLPFAAQAQSKSPEALVRDNVNEFMEQINGREDYYANNLDELKALVNDSLNDVADFRYIGASVMGSYFRNATPEQRSRFANVFRQTLIDTYTRGLVTFDYDELRVLADQRGQRYEDQASVDMEVVATNGQIYPVSYSLRLSDGEWKVVNVIVNGINLGLTFRNQFDQSMRENNRDYDAVIRSWSPEIGVDELEQGGNA; encoded by the coding sequence ATGAAAGAAAATAGCGTAATGTTGGCCCGTCGTTTGCTCTTTTTGTTGTCGCTAGCGGTTGCCCTGCTGCCGTTCGCTGCTCAGGCTCAGTCGAAATCGCCAGAGGCGTTGGTTCGTGACAACGTCAATGAATTCATGGAGCAGATTAATGGCAGAGAAGATTATTACGCCAATAATCTTGATGAGCTTAAAGCGTTAGTTAACGACAGTCTTAATGATGTGGCGGATTTTCGTTATATCGGCGCCAGCGTAATGGGAAGTTACTTTCGCAATGCGACACCAGAACAGCGCAGTCGGTTTGCCAATGTTTTTCGTCAAACCTTGATTGACACGTACACGCGTGGTCTCGTGACTTTTGATTATGATGAACTGAGAGTGCTGGCGGATCAGCGCGGGCAGCGCTACGAAGATCAAGCCAGTGTTGATATGGAAGTTGTAGCTACTAATGGCCAAATTTACCCCGTTAGCTACAGCCTGAGACTTTCAGACGGCGAGTGGAAAGTGGTTAATGTCATTGTTAATGGCATCAATTTAGGACTGACCTTCCGCAACCAGTTTGATCAATCAATGCGCGAAAATAACCGCGACTATGACGCGGTAATTCGTAGCTGGTCACCCGAAATTGGCGTCGACGAGCTTGAGCAAGGGGGCAACGCGTGA
- the mlaD gene encoding outer membrane lipid asymmetry maintenance protein MlaD → MKRSKTMEFGVGLFMLAGILGLVFLGLRVSGMTLSAPSDTFRLEASFSNIGSLKPRARVTMAGVTVGRVEAIELDTEWYDARVVLSLNSDLKGQLSQDTTAAILTAGLLGEQYIGLSVGGAPEVLEEGDVIRDTQSALVLEELIQQFVSNMVTN, encoded by the coding sequence ATGAAGCGCAGTAAAACCATGGAGTTTGGCGTTGGCCTGTTTATGCTTGCGGGCATTCTGGGTCTTGTTTTTTTGGGCTTGCGCGTTAGTGGGATGACGCTTTCAGCACCTTCGGATACGTTTCGTCTTGAGGCAAGCTTTTCCAATATAGGCAGCCTGAAACCGCGTGCCCGGGTCACAATGGCCGGTGTCACTGTGGGTCGGGTAGAGGCCATTGAACTTGATACTGAGTGGTATGATGCGCGGGTGGTGCTGAGCCTCAATAGCGACCTTAAAGGCCAGCTTTCACAAGACACTACTGCGGCTATTTTGACGGCGGGACTGCTCGGTGAGCAGTATATTGGCCTGAGTGTTGGCGGTGCTCCTGAAGTGCTTGAAGAGGGCGATGTTATTCGAGATACACAGTCTGCCTTGGTACTCGAAGAACTTATCCAGCAATTTGTATCCAATATGGTTACTAACTAA
- the mlaE gene encoding lipid asymmetry maintenance ABC transporter permease subunit MlaE has product MQSNIKHAISNVARLGQKGCDSLESLGRAGVFLAQSAVGVPSREGWSLWLRQVHFVGVLSLAIVLVSGLFIGMVLALQGYTILVDFGAEQALGQMVALSLLRELAPVVAALLFAGRAGSALTAEIGLMKATEQLTSMEMIGVDPLRRVVAPRLWAGFIALPILTVGFSVVGIWGGYLVGVEWLGVFEGSYWSNMQASVSFVDDIGNGIIKSLVFAVVVTWIAVFQGYDLVPTSEGISRATTRTVVYSSLAVLGLDFVLTAVMFGGL; this is encoded by the coding sequence ATGCAATCAAACATCAAACATGCTATCTCGAATGTTGCCCGGCTGGGGCAGAAGGGGTGTGATTCCTTAGAGTCGCTAGGGCGTGCAGGTGTCTTTCTTGCGCAGTCGGCAGTAGGGGTGCCTTCACGGGAGGGGTGGTCGCTGTGGCTGCGCCAAGTTCACTTTGTTGGTGTGCTATCTCTGGCTATTGTACTGGTGTCAGGGCTATTTATAGGCATGGTGCTTGCGCTGCAGGGATACACCATCCTGGTTGACTTTGGGGCAGAGCAGGCGCTCGGCCAGATGGTGGCTCTTTCGCTTCTTCGAGAGCTAGCGCCGGTGGTCGCTGCATTATTGTTTGCTGGGCGCGCGGGCTCTGCGTTAACGGCGGAAATTGGCCTGATGAAGGCGACTGAGCAGTTAACAAGCATGGAAATGATTGGCGTTGATCCACTGCGCCGGGTTGTGGCGCCAAGGTTGTGGGCAGGTTTTATTGCACTACCCATTCTTACCGTTGGTTTTAGCGTGGTGGGAATTTGGGGTGGCTATTTGGTTGGTGTGGAGTGGCTGGGGGTTTTTGAAGGTTCTTACTGGAGCAACATGCAGGCTAGTGTTTCGTTTGTTGATGATATCGGTAATGGAATAATCAAAAGCCTTGTATTTGCAGTGGTCGTTACCTGGATTGCGGTGTTCCAAGGGTATGACTTGGTGCCTACATCTGAAGGTATTTCACGTGCGACCACACGTACGGTGGTGTATTCATCGCTTGCTGTTTTGGGGCTGGATTTTGTATTGACCGCCGTTATGTTTGGCGGCCTTTAA